One Gammaproteobacteria bacterium DNA segment encodes these proteins:
- the glnL gene encoding nitrogen regulation protein NR(II): MTRTALYSSIIENLNTAVLLFDRTLRLRYTNPAGEMLFASSARQMRGVAARDLMPDATTFTNSMQRALATLHPFTERELQLRLADGTLSTLDAVATPLSEQELLLELSRVDQHLRITREEHLLAQHHAHRAVLRGLAHEINNPLGGLRGAAQLLERELSSEGLREYTRIIIGEADRLQNLLKRMLGPQGLPQRRATNIHEVLERVRSLVLAEVPDGVHVQRDYDVSIPELDADPEQLIQALLNIVRNAGQMLGEQGVIRLRTRIQRQSTIGQKHHRLVARIDIIDNGPGIPEHLIDNIFYPMVTGRAEGTGLGLSIAQGLINQHGGLIECSSRPGETIFTLLLPTDNGAQP, translated from the coding sequence ATGACACGCACAGCACTCTATTCAAGCATCATCGAAAACCTCAATACTGCGGTATTGCTGTTCGACCGTACGTTACGCCTGCGTTATACCAATCCGGCGGGTGAAATGTTGTTCGCCAGCAGCGCCCGCCAGATGCGTGGTGTGGCGGCACGTGACCTCATGCCGGATGCCACCACCTTCACCAACTCCATGCAGCGTGCGCTCGCCACACTACATCCGTTCACCGAGCGAGAGTTACAGCTACGCCTCGCCGATGGCACGCTGTCGACGCTCGATGCCGTTGCCACACCCCTCAGCGAGCAGGAGCTGCTGCTGGAACTCAGCCGCGTCGATCAGCACCTGCGTATCACGCGCGAGGAACATCTGCTGGCGCAACACCATGCACACCGCGCCGTGCTGCGCGGGCTGGCGCATGAAATCAACAACCCGCTCGGCGGCTTGCGCGGCGCGGCACAATTGCTGGAGCGCGAGCTATCCTCGGAAGGCCTGCGGGAATATACGCGCATCATTATCGGCGAAGCTGACCGGCTGCAAAATCTGCTCAAGCGCATGCTCGGGCCCCAAGGCCTGCCTCAGCGCCGCGCCACCAACATCCATGAGGTGCTGGAGCGGGTGCGCAGCCTGGTACTGGCAGAGGTGCCGGACGGCGTACACGTACAGCGCGATTATGACGTAAGCATTCCCGAGCTGGACGCCGACCCCGAGCAACTCATTCAGGCCCTGCTCAATATCGTGCGCAACGCCGGGCAGATGCTCGGCGAGCAGGGTGTCATCCGCTTGCGCACGCGCATTCAGCGCCAGTCCACCATCGGCCAGAAGCATCACCGCCTGGTGGCGCGTATCGACATCATCGACAACGGTCCCGGCATTCCCGAGCACCTGATCGATAACATTTTTTACCCGATGGTCACTGGACGGGCCGAGGGCACGGGGCTCGGCCTCTCCATCGCGCAGGGGCTCATCAATCAGCATGGCGGACTGATTGAATGCAGCAGCCGCCCCGGTGAAACTATTTTTACCCTGCTGTTACCGACAGATAACGGAGCACAACCATGA
- the glyQ gene encoding glycine--tRNA ligase subunit alpha yields MESNSRRPPATFQELILTLQTYWAAQGCVLLQPYDLEVGAGTFHPATFLRAIGPEPWQAAYVQPSRRPKDGRYGENPNRLQHYYQYQVVLKPSPDNIQELYLDSLRALGLNMSEHDVRFVEDDWESPTLGAWGLGWEVWLDGMEVTQFTYFQEVGGLKCAPVLGEITYGLERLAMYLQGVESVFDLKWTESVSYGDVYHQNEVEQSKYNFEHSNAEWLFRLFGEFESEARRLLENQLTLPAFEMVMKCSHTFNLLDARGAISTTERAAYIGRVRNLSRAVAQSYYDSREALGFPILNKK; encoded by the coding sequence GTGGAGTCAAACAGCCGACGCCCTCCCGCCACCTTCCAGGAGCTGATCCTCACGTTACAGACGTATTGGGCGGCGCAAGGCTGTGTGTTGTTGCAGCCGTACGATCTGGAGGTCGGCGCCGGCACGTTTCACCCCGCTACCTTTCTGCGCGCCATCGGCCCGGAGCCGTGGCAGGCCGCCTATGTGCAGCCGTCGCGCCGGCCCAAGGACGGCCGCTACGGCGAAAACCCCAACCGCCTGCAGCACTATTACCAGTATCAGGTGGTGCTGAAGCCCTCGCCCGACAACATTCAGGAGTTGTACCTCGACTCATTGCGCGCGCTTGGCCTTAACATGAGCGAGCACGACGTGCGCTTCGTCGAGGACGACTGGGAATCGCCGACGCTCGGGGCCTGGGGCCTGGGTTGGGAGGTGTGGCTCGATGGCATGGAGGTGACCCAGTTCACCTACTTTCAGGAGGTGGGCGGCCTCAAGTGCGCGCCGGTGCTGGGTGAGATCACCTACGGGTTGGAGCGTCTGGCCATGTACCTGCAGGGCGTGGAAAGCGTGTTCGATCTGAAATGGACGGAGAGTGTGAGTTACGGCGACGTCTACCATCAAAACGAAGTCGAGCAATCGAAATATAATTTTGAACACAGCAATGCCGAGTGGTTATTCAGATTATTTGGCGAGTTTGAGTCCGAGGCCAGGCGCCTGCTGGAAAACCAGCTCACATTGCCTGCCTTTGAAATGGTGATGAAGTGCTCGCACACGTTTAATCTGCTCGACGCGCGCGGCGCAATCTCCACCACCGAGCGCGCTGCCTATATCGGCCGCGTGCGTAATCTGAGCCGCGCGGTGGCGCAGAGCTATTACGACTCAAGAGAGGCTCTGGGCTTTCCCATCCTGAATAAAAAATAA
- a CDS encoding M23 family metallopeptidase, whose product MSRNLQLALSLLVLIAVMLASAAWIKSLPYSDMVASYRKALSSKEALIARLAAERDSAQAQAHSLSNDVTALHAQLSAALNQTAQIKDAQVSLMAQLQERTKANADRLEKAIKLTGLDIGALSKKKDSGVGGPYLKTSPDPKKTSSLFTNMQDVFEDSVLELETQMNRWANLEGLFERLPVAAPLNTGYLSSQFGKRRDPFTGRWAMHSGLDLSAPRNTPVYSTAPGEITFADHHDAYGYMVEIDHGLGLTTRHGHMNKLLVKPGDKVALHQKIGLVGSSGRSTGPHLHYEVMFQGEQQDPASFLKAGKYVFQE is encoded by the coding sequence GTGTCACGCAACCTCCAGCTGGCGCTCAGTTTGCTGGTACTGATAGCGGTCATGTTGGCAAGCGCAGCCTGGATCAAGTCACTGCCCTACTCGGACATGGTCGCATCCTACCGCAAGGCCCTGTCCTCAAAGGAAGCCTTGATTGCCCGCCTCGCTGCCGAGCGCGATAGCGCCCAGGCCCAAGCTCACAGCCTGAGCAACGATGTCACTGCGCTGCATGCACAACTCTCAGCCGCCCTTAACCAGACGGCCCAGATCAAGGACGCTCAGGTCAGCCTGATGGCACAGCTCCAGGAACGCACCAAGGCAAACGCCGACCGGCTGGAAAAGGCGATCAAGCTCACAGGCCTGGATATTGGCGCACTGAGCAAAAAGAAAGATTCCGGGGTGGGTGGTCCCTATCTTAAAACCAGCCCAGACCCCAAAAAGACCAGCAGCCTCTTTACTAACATGCAGGATGTGTTCGAAGATAGCGTGCTCGAACTCGAAACCCAGATGAACAGGTGGGCAAACCTCGAAGGGTTGTTTGAGCGGCTACCGGTCGCTGCCCCGCTCAACACTGGCTACCTGTCGAGCCAATTCGGCAAACGCCGCGATCCCTTTACCGGTCGATGGGCCATGCATAGCGGCCTTGATCTCTCCGCCCCACGCAACACACCTGTTTATTCTACCGCGCCAGGTGAGATCACCTTCGCTGACCACCATGATGCCTATGGTTACATGGTGGAAATCGATCATGGCCTCGGCCTGACCACACGTCACGGTCATATGAACAAATTGCTGGTCAAGCCCGGCGACAAGGTTGCCCTGCACCAAAAAATCGGGTTGGTAGGCTCGTCCGGCCGCAGCACCGGCCCGCACTTGCACTATGAAGTGATGTTCCAGGGTGAACAGCAGGATCCGGCCTCGTTTCTGAAAGCTGGCAAGTATGTTTTTCAGGAATAA
- the glnG gene encoding nitrogen regulation protein NR(I) — protein MTDKDRVWVIDDDRSIRWVLEKALQQANMEVTCFDSATRVGAALAREQPDALISDIRMPGTDGLALLAEVNTRYPELPVIIITAHSDLDSTVAAYQGGAFEYLPKPFDTDEAVEVVRRAIAHQRQRAPRPVTETPASAEIIGEAASMQEVFRAIGRLSRSHITVLINGESGTGKELVAHALHRHSPRADKPFIALNMAAIPRDLLESELFGHERGAFTGAQTQREGRFKQADGGTLFLDEIGDMPAELQTRLLRVLSDGEFYRVGGHQPIKVNVRIIAATHQDLEQRVQQGGFREDLFHRLNVIRIHIPPLRQRREDIPLLLRHFLVQAAQELGVKPKRLRADTEIFLTKLDWPGNVRQMENICRWLTVMTVGEVVHPDDLPPELSTAAAQASGSENWESALRRWADQRLTRGDSDLLANTTPTFERIMIECALKHTGGRRLEAARLLGWGRNTLTRKIKELGMTAAE, from the coding sequence ATGACTGACAAAGATCGCGTCTGGGTCATCGATGATGACCGCTCCATCCGCTGGGTGCTGGAAAAGGCGCTGCAACAGGCCAATATGGAGGTCACCTGCTTCGACAGCGCGACCCGTGTGGGCGCTGCGCTCGCGCGGGAGCAGCCCGACGCACTCATCAGCGACATCCGCATGCCGGGCACCGATGGCCTGGCACTGCTGGCCGAAGTGAACACGCGCTACCCCGAACTCCCGGTCATCATCATCACCGCCCATTCCGATCTGGACAGCACGGTGGCGGCCTACCAGGGCGGGGCCTTTGAGTATCTACCCAAGCCCTTTGACACCGATGAAGCCGTTGAAGTAGTGCGGCGCGCCATTGCCCATCAGCGCCAACGCGCGCCCCGCCCGGTCACGGAAACACCCGCCAGCGCGGAAATTATCGGCGAGGCTGCATCAATGCAGGAAGTGTTCCGCGCCATCGGGCGGCTGTCACGCTCGCACATCACGGTGCTCATCAACGGCGAATCCGGCACCGGCAAGGAGCTGGTCGCACACGCGCTGCATCGCCACAGCCCGCGCGCGGACAAGCCGTTTATTGCCCTTAACATGGCGGCCATCCCGCGTGACCTGCTGGAATCGGAGCTGTTCGGCCATGAGCGCGGGGCGTTCACCGGCGCACAGACCCAGCGCGAAGGACGCTTTAAACAGGCGGATGGCGGTACCCTGTTTCTGGACGAAATAGGCGACATGCCTGCCGAGCTGCAGACGCGGCTGTTGCGCGTGCTCTCCGATGGCGAATTCTACCGTGTGGGCGGCCACCAGCCGATCAAGGTCAACGTGCGCATTATTGCCGCCACCCATCAGGATCTGGAACAACGCGTACAGCAAGGCGGCTTCCGCGAAGATTTGTTCCATCGCCTCAACGTCATCCGCATTCACATCCCGCCGCTACGGCAGCGACGGGAGGACATCCCGCTACTGCTGCGGCATTTTCTGGTGCAGGCCGCACAGGAGCTGGGTGTGAAGCCGAAACGCCTGCGCGCTGACACAGAAATCTTCCTCACCAAACTGGATTGGCCGGGCAATGTACGTCAAATGGAAAACATCTGCCGCTGGCTTACCGTGATGACGGTCGGCGAAGTGGTGCATCCGGATGACCTGCCGCCCGAGCTGAGTACCGCCGCAGCCCAGGCCTCGGGCAGCGAAAATTGGGAGTCCGCCTTGCGGCGCTGGGCAGACCAGCGCCTCACGCGTGGCGACAGTGACCTGCTCGCCAATACCACACCGACCTTTGAACGCATCATGATCGAGTGCGCGCTCAAACATACCGGTGGCCGCCGGCTCGAGGCCGCACGCCTGCTGGGTTGGGGCCGCAACACCCTGACGCGCAAAATCAAGGAGCTGGGCATGACGGCGGCTGAATAG
- a CDS encoding DUF3185 domain-containing protein, translating into MKSATITGIALILLGVVALSYQGITYTSEEKIIDMGPLQATAQTEKTIPLPPVLGVLALVGGIVLVVVGARKP; encoded by the coding sequence ATGAAATCAGCAACGATAACCGGTATTGCCCTGATCCTGCTTGGCGTGGTCGCCCTTTCCTATCAGGGCATCACCTATACCAGTGAGGAAAAGATCATTGATATGGGCCCGTTACAGGCCACGGCCCAGACTGAAAAGACCATCCCGTTGCCGCCCGTGCTGGGAGTGCTGGCACTGGTTGGCGGGATTGTGCTGGTGGTGGTAGGGGCGCGCAAACCGTAA
- the purU gene encoding formyltetrahydrofolate deformylase — MTAARRYLLTLTCPDRPGIIAAVSAFIAGHAGTISESASHSEPATGHFFLRQEIVAESLPFDTQELRTRFTPIADAFNMQWRVSDTAVQKRIVLLASTQDHCLADLLYRWRSKEFDFDIPCVISNHDSLRKLVEWHDIPYIHVPVTAHDKKLAHARILDLCEQHAADAIVLARYMQILPDDFCNAYPNRIINIHHGLLPAFVGARPYHQAFERGVKQIGATCHYVTHELDAGPIIDQDVIRVDHSEAAEDLVRLGRDVEKNVLSRGVRYHVEDRVLVHGARTVVFK, encoded by the coding sequence ATGACTGCCGCGCGACGTTACCTGCTGACACTCACCTGTCCCGACCGCCCGGGCATCATCGCTGCCGTGAGTGCGTTTATCGCCGGTCATGCCGGTACCATCAGCGAAAGCGCCAGCCACAGCGAGCCCGCCACCGGCCATTTCTTCCTGCGCCAGGAGATCGTTGCCGAATCGCTCCCGTTCGACACCCAGGAACTCCGCACACGCTTTACCCCCATTGCCGATGCATTCAACATGCAGTGGCGTGTCAGCGATACGGCTGTCCAAAAACGCATCGTGCTGCTGGCGAGCACGCAGGATCACTGCCTCGCCGACCTGCTCTACCGCTGGCGCAGCAAGGAATTTGACTTCGACATCCCTTGCGTCATTTCCAATCACGACAGCCTGCGGAAACTGGTGGAATGGCATGACATCCCGTATATCCATGTACCGGTAACCGCGCACGACAAAAAACTTGCCCACGCCAGAATTCTGGACCTGTGCGAACAACACGCGGCGGATGCCATCGTCCTCGCCCGCTACATGCAAATCCTGCCGGATGATTTCTGTAACGCCTACCCCAACCGCATCATCAATATCCATCATGGCCTGCTGCCCGCCTTTGTCGGCGCGCGGCCCTACCATCAGGCCTTTGAGCGCGGGGTAAAGCAGATCGGCGCCACCTGTCACTATGTCACCCACGAGCTCGACGCAGGCCCCATCATCGACCAGGACGTGATCCGCGTCGATCACAGTGAGGCAGCAGAGGATCTGGTTCGTCTGGGGCGCGACGTGGAAAAAAACGTGCTCTCGCGCGGCGTGCGCTATCATGTAGAAGACCGGGTGCTGGTACATGGCGCCCGCACCGTGGTATTTAAATAA
- a CDS encoding dihydroorotate dehydrogenase: MDELQQKMLGMEFCGMRFNTPLVLLSGCVGFGEEYTRVNGFSNRDAGAVCLKGTTLAPRLGNAPHRVWETPMGMLNAIGLQNPGTEHVIKSILPTLDFSETRFIANLSGSTIEEYVEVTRLFDDSPIDAMEINISCPNVKEGGVAFGNDPDMSARVVAACRAQTRKPLITKLSPNQTDIAENARRCIEAGTDAFAVINTLMGMAIDIERRTPVLGNGQGGLSGPAIKPIALLKVRQVYQVAKRHKIPIIGQGGILTAEDALEFLIAGASAIGVGTALFYDPLVCPKINTGIAEYLQRHQLTHVSQLVGSLKSFPGIDDCCR, from the coding sequence ATGGACGAGTTGCAGCAGAAAATGCTGGGCATGGAGTTCTGCGGCATGCGCTTCAATACGCCGCTCGTGCTGCTCTCCGGTTGTGTGGGGTTCGGTGAAGAATACACGCGCGTGAATGGTTTTTCCAATCGCGACGCGGGCGCGGTGTGCCTTAAGGGGACTACTCTCGCCCCGCGCCTCGGCAATGCGCCGCACCGGGTGTGGGAAACGCCGATGGGGATGTTGAATGCCATCGGCCTGCAAAACCCCGGTACCGAACATGTAATCAAGTCTATTCTGCCGACGCTCGATTTCAGTGAGACACGTTTCATTGCCAATTTGTCCGGTTCCACCATCGAGGAGTATGTCGAGGTCACGCGCCTGTTTGACGATTCACCCATCGACGCGATGGAGATCAATATTTCCTGCCCCAATGTGAAAGAGGGCGGTGTGGCCTTCGGCAACGACCCCGACATGTCGGCGCGCGTGGTAGCGGCTTGCCGCGCGCAGACCAGGAAGCCGCTCATCACCAAGCTCTCGCCAAATCAGACTGACATAGCCGAGAACGCGCGCCGCTGTATCGAGGCGGGCACCGATGCGTTTGCGGTCATCAACACCCTAATGGGCATGGCGATAGACATCGAAAGGCGTACACCGGTCTTGGGTAACGGCCAGGGCGGGCTGTCTGGCCCGGCGATCAAGCCCATCGCACTGCTCAAGGTGCGTCAGGTGTATCAGGTGGCGAAGCGGCACAAGATACCCATTATCGGCCAGGGGGGCATCCTGACGGCAGAGGATGCGCTGGAGTTTCTCATTGCCGGGGCTTCCGCCATAGGCGTCGGTACGGCGCTGTTCTATGACCCGCTGGTGTGCCCAAAAATAAACACCGGCATCGCAGAGTATTTGCAACGCCACCAGTTAACTCACGTCTCGCAACTGGTGGGGTCGCTCAAGTCCTTTCCCGGCATAGACGACTGCTGCAGATAA
- a CDS encoding DUF4124 domain-containing protein: MHVYASRLVLILVGMTVPLTVFGAVYKSVGPDGRVTYSDQPQPGATEVDLPKFPPATPLPAPATTSTTAPAASVPEDGAQNAAPSFKGYTSLSIVTPANDATVRENTGNVEVMVVTVPEWDSQWGHSIKVLLDGQPLPDRYTSPTFQLKNADRGTHTLQAVVLDAKQGELITSSTVTFHMKRHSAQFIKAGPLMAPNFNPPAYPAPDAP; this comes from the coding sequence ATGCACGTCTACGCATCGCGTCTAGTGCTGATCCTTGTTGGCATGACCGTGCCGCTGACAGTGTTTGGCGCTGTGTACAAGTCGGTCGGTCCCGATGGCAGGGTGACTTACTCTGATCAGCCACAGCCGGGCGCAACTGAAGTCGATCTGCCAAAATTCCCCCCCGCGACACCACTGCCAGCACCTGCGACCACCTCCACCACCGCGCCTGCCGCCAGCGTGCCGGAGGACGGGGCACAGAATGCCGCGCCCTCCTTCAAAGGCTACACTTCACTTTCGATCGTGACCCCCGCAAACGACGCTACCGTACGCGAAAACACCGGCAACGTCGAAGTGATGGTGGTGACGGTGCCTGAGTGGGATTCGCAGTGGGGACACAGCATCAAGGTCTTGCTTGACGGCCAACCCTTGCCGGACCGCTACACCTCGCCAACATTTCAATTAAAAAATGCCGACCGTGGCACGCACACACTGCAAGCCGTCGTACTCGATGCCAAACAAGGCGAACTGATCACCTCGTCCACTGTCACCTTCCACATGAAGCGACACTCGGCACAATTCATCAAGGCTGGCCCACTGATGGCGCCTAACTTCAACCCACCTGCCTACCCCGCCCCAGACGCACCATAA
- the trmL gene encoding tRNA (uridine(34)/cytosine(34)/5-carboxymethylaminomethyluridine(34)-2'-O)-methyltransferase TrmL produces MLHVVLFEPEIPPNTGNIIRLCANSGAQLHLIKPLGFSPTDSKLKRAGLDYHDWASVHQHDNLDVFKSTVRPPRLFAISTRGTHNYAEATYRPEDALLFGPETRGLPQPVLDALPRNHILRIPMQPHNRSLNLSNAVAVVLYEAWRQQSFSGAG; encoded by the coding sequence ATGCTCCATGTCGTCCTGTTCGAGCCGGAGATTCCACCCAACACCGGCAACATTATACGCCTGTGCGCGAACAGCGGGGCGCAATTGCATTTAATCAAGCCACTCGGCTTCAGCCCCACCGACAGCAAGCTCAAGCGCGCCGGGCTGGATTACCACGACTGGGCCAGCGTGCATCAGCACGACAACCTCGATGTCTTCAAATCAACCGTGCGGCCCCCGCGCCTGTTCGCCATCTCCACGCGCGGCACGCACAATTATGCGGAAGCTACCTATCGGCCGGAGGATGCGCTTTTATTCGGCCCCGAAACCCGTGGCCTGCCCCAGCCTGTGCTTGATGCACTGCCCAGGAACCACATTCTGCGCATCCCCATGCAACCCCACAACCGCAGCCTCAATCTCTCCAATGCCGTCGCGGTAGTGTTGTACGAAGCCTGGCGGCAACAGAGTTTTTCCGGAGCGGGGTGA
- a CDS encoding polymer-forming cytoskeletal protein has protein sequence MFFRNNEGTPLNKHKHSNAPSILGADLTITGDLTTEGEIHIDGTVNGNISADKLTVGEHAHVVGDIRTREIIIQGEVRGLINSDIVQLSQTAKVRGNIVWHNTLGIETGAHFDGQCKHADTQTDTGSPITTLETPDRFAQHA, from the coding sequence ATGTTTTTCAGGAATAACGAGGGTACGCCCTTGAACAAGCACAAGCATAGTAACGCCCCCTCCATTTTGGGCGCAGACCTCACCATCACCGGCGATCTCACTACCGAAGGTGAAATACATATTGACGGCACTGTGAACGGCAACATCAGCGCCGACAAGCTGACAGTCGGGGAACACGCCCATGTCGTGGGCGATATACGCACTCGCGAGATCATCATTCAGGGCGAAGTGCGGGGTCTGATTAACTCCGACATCGTGCAGCTTTCCCAAACCGCCAAGGTCAGGGGCAACATCGTGTGGCACAACACGCTGGGGATTGAAACCGGGGCTCATTTCGATGGCCAGTGCAAACATGCTGATACACAGACTGATACCGGATCTCCCATCACCACGCTTGAGACCCCGGATCGCTTCGCTCAGCACGCCTGA
- the glnA gene encoding glutamate--ammonia ligase, translating to MSAKVLKMMKDNNVKFVDFRFCDTKGKEQHVSCPAHTVDASLFKDGKMFDGSSIAGWKHINESDMILMPDPNSAVMDPFMDESTLLLRCNIVEPSTMKGYERDPRSLAQRCETYLKSTGIADTAYFGPEPEFFIFDDVRWGSDMSGSFVKVDSEEASWNSEKVFEGGNIGHRPGVKGGYFPVPPVDSSQDIRSAMSLALEDMGLIVEAHHHEVATANQNEIATQFSTLTRKADEILILKYVVMNVAHQFGKTATFMPKPLVGDNGSGMHCHQSLAKGGKNLFTGSKYGGLSDLALYYIGGIIKHARALNAFCNPGTNSYKRLVPGFEAPVMLAYSARNRSASIRIPYVSNPKARRIEVRFPDPSANPYLAFSAMVMAGLDGIQNKIHPGEAMDKDLYDLPPEEDKKIPKVCHSLDMALEQLDKDRKFLTAGGVFSNDMIDSYIDLKMQEVTRLRMTTHPIEYDLYYSL from the coding sequence ATGTCTGCAAAAGTTTTAAAGATGATGAAGGACAACAACGTCAAGTTTGTTGATTTCCGTTTTTGTGACACCAAGGGCAAAGAGCAGCACGTCTCCTGCCCCGCACACACTGTTGATGCCTCGCTGTTCAAGGACGGCAAGATGTTTGACGGCTCGTCCATCGCCGGCTGGAAGCACATCAACGAATCCGACATGATTCTGATGCCCGACCCCAACAGCGCCGTGATGGACCCTTTCATGGACGAGTCCACGCTGCTGCTGCGCTGCAACATTGTCGAGCCTTCGACGATGAAGGGCTATGAGCGTGATCCGCGCTCGCTCGCACAGCGCTGCGAGACCTACCTGAAATCCACCGGCATTGCCGACACCGCCTACTTCGGTCCCGAGCCCGAGTTCTTCATTTTCGACGATGTGCGCTGGGGCTCCGACATGAGCGGCTCCTTCGTCAAGGTAGACTCCGAAGAGGCCTCATGGAACTCGGAAAAGGTCTTCGAAGGCGGCAACATCGGCCACCGCCCCGGCGTCAAGGGCGGCTACTTCCCCGTGCCCCCGGTCGACTCCTCACAGGACATCCGCTCTGCAATGTCGCTCGCGCTGGAAGACATGGGTCTGATCGTGGAGGCCCATCACCACGAAGTGGCCACCGCCAACCAGAATGAAATCGCCACCCAGTTCAGCACACTGACCCGCAAGGCCGATGAAATCCTGATTCTGAAATATGTGGTGATGAACGTCGCCCATCAATTTGGCAAGACGGCCACCTTCATGCCCAAGCCACTGGTAGGTGATAACGGTTCCGGCATGCACTGCCATCAGTCGCTCGCCAAGGGTGGCAAGAACCTGTTCACCGGCAGCAAGTACGGCGGGTTGTCTGACCTGGCCCTGTATTACATTGGTGGCATCATCAAGCACGCGCGCGCACTGAATGCCTTCTGCAATCCGGGCACCAACAGCTACAAGCGTCTGGTACCGGGCTTTGAGGCCCCGGTGATGCTGGCCTACTCCGCACGCAACCGCTCTGCCTCGATCCGCATCCCCTATGTCTCCAACCCCAAGGCACGCCGTATCGAAGTACGCTTCCCTGACCCGAGCGCCAACCCCTACCTCGCCTTCAGCGCGATGGTGATGGCGGGCCTGGACGGCATCCAGAACAAGATTCACCCGGGCGAGGCCATGGACAAGGATTTGTACGACCTGCCGCCGGAAGAAGACAAGAAGATTCCGAAGGTATGCCACTCGCTCGACATGGCGCTCGAGCAACTGGACAAGGATCGCAAGTTCCTCACCGCCGGTGGCGTGTTCAGCAACGACATGATTGATTCCTACATCGACCTCAAGATGCAGGAAGTCACGCGTCTGCGCATGACCACCCACCCGATCGAATACGATCTGTACTACAGCCTCTAA